In the Ochrobactrum sp. Marseille-Q0166 genome, one interval contains:
- a CDS encoding VOC family protein: protein MKMTAPLEVGLTVSDLPRMRAFYEAALGLTFVSEVYVPGPKASAAALSSCGYTALRLQTPMGERIKLIAPDEAPAPRVDVEGLILSHQSATYITFIVDDIETVVEQVRAAGGGLLSAEPVIEVRDGVLLSFLRDPEGHILEIVSYVDVAAYRSDLVRP from the coding sequence ATGAAGATGACTGCACCTTTGGAAGTGGGCCTGACCGTCAGCGATTTGCCGAGGATGCGGGCCTTCTATGAGGCGGCCCTTGGACTGACCTTCGTGTCCGAGGTCTATGTGCCCGGTCCCAAGGCCTCGGCCGCCGCCTTGAGCAGTTGCGGCTATACCGCCCTGCGCCTGCAGACACCGATGGGCGAGCGGATCAAGCTCATCGCCCCCGATGAGGCGCCTGCTCCGCGCGTCGATGTGGAGGGCCTGATCTTGTCGCATCAAAGCGCGACCTATATCACCTTCATCGTTGATGACATTGAGACGGTGGTTGAACAGGTGCGCGCCGCAGGGGGCGGTCTGCTGAGTGCGGAACCGGTGATCGAGGTGCGCGACGGCGTCCTTCTGTCCTTCCTGCGTGATCCGGAAGGCCACATCCTCGAAATCGTCTCTTACGTCGATGTCGCTGCCTATCGTTCCGATCTGGTCAGGCCATGA
- a CDS encoding ABC transporter ATP-binding protein gives MANSELLALRGVHAHYGKSHILHGVDFSLNQGEVVSLLGRNGSGRSTTMKTVMGLVTPTEGEVLLNGRNLAGQRPYAICRAGIAYVPEERETFTNLTVDENLQMGVHKGVVGAAQWTAEQMFDYFPRLKERRNTRAGSLSGGEQQMLTMCRSLLGNPLVMLIDEPTEGLAPMIVQQVGEMITDINRKGVSVVLVEQKLVIALKVSDRVAVMGHGRIVFEGTPAELSANTAVMEEWLAV, from the coding sequence ATGGCTAACAGCGAATTGCTAGCCCTTCGCGGCGTTCATGCGCATTACGGCAAAAGCCATATCCTGCACGGTGTCGATTTCAGCCTGAACCAGGGCGAGGTTGTAAGCCTTTTGGGCCGCAACGGCTCGGGGCGATCGACCACGATGAAAACAGTGATGGGTCTTGTCACCCCTACGGAGGGCGAGGTTCTTCTGAATGGTCGCAATCTTGCCGGGCAGCGCCCCTATGCGATCTGCCGGGCTGGCATCGCTTATGTCCCTGAAGAACGCGAAACCTTCACCAACCTGACTGTCGATGAAAACCTGCAGATGGGGGTTCACAAGGGGGTCGTGGGCGCGGCGCAATGGACCGCCGAACAGATGTTCGACTATTTCCCGCGTCTGAAGGAACGCCGCAACACTCGGGCAGGTAGCTTGTCGGGCGGCGAGCAGCAGATGCTGACCATGTGCCGCAGCCTGCTTGGCAACCCGCTTGTCATGCTGATCGACGAGCCGACTGAAGGTTTGGCCCCGATGATCGTGCAGCAGGTAGGCGAGATGATTACCGACATCAACCGAAAGGGTGTGTCGGTGGTTCTTGTCGAACAGAAGCTGGTGATAGCGCTGAAGGTCTCGGACCGCGTGGCGGTGATGGGGCATGGCCGCATCGTGTTCGAGGGAACCCCTGCAGAATTAAGCGCCAATACGGCGGTGATGGAAGAATGGCTCGCAGTTTGA